The genomic interval CTTTGCATTTTTTATCTTAACCCTGAGGTCATCGAGTTCTTTCGCAAAATCATCCTTTTGCCGTAACTCCTTCTGGATAGCTTTCATTTGCTCGGTTAAGTAGTACTCTTTCTGTGTTTTTTCTATCTGCGACTTCACACGGGATTGTATTTTGCGTTCAAGATTAAGGATCTCAATCTCGGAGTTCATCAGCATACCTAGTATCTCAAGCCGTTTTGATATATCCAAAGTTTCGAGTAACCTTTGTTTTTCTCCTGTCTTAACAATCAAATGCGCAGCAATAATATCCGCAAGTTTTGCGGTATCCACTACGTTTGACACGTTCTGCAGTACTTCCGCAGGTACGCGTTTATTGAGGTGAACATATTGTTCAAACAATTCGGTAGTTTGCCGTACCAGTGCTTCAAGTTCAGAAGTGTGTTTGGTATCAACATACGGAACCTTGACTTCTACCTCAACAAAGCCTTTTTCCTGGTTGTAGACAAACTTTTCAGTCTGGCCCCGGACAATGCCTTCCACCAGTATTTTGTATGAACCATCAGGCATTTCAAAGGATTGCAGGATTTCAACTATCGTACCCACTGCGAAAAGGTCTTCCAACTGAGGATCTTCGGTCTCCATTTTCTTCTGGGTGACCAAAAAAATAAGTTTACCTTCACTCGCATATGCTGATTTCAGTGCTTTAATTGACTTCACACGCCCTACTGTCAGAGGGACGACCATATACGGGAAAACTACGAGATCGCGTACCGGCAATAACGGCAGAACGGTGGGGATAGGTATTTTTTGTGTCCTATCCTTCTCGTCCTTCTTATTCTTATTTTCATCCATAAACTGTATTTAACCTCACTTTTATTTTTTATCAATTATTTCCGGGTTACTATAATCTCGTCAATAATACCGTATGCCTTAGCTTCTTCCGCGGACATATATAAATTACGTTCAGTATCCTGTTTTATACGTTCCGGTGTTTGCCCCGTATGTTTCGCTAAAATTTCTAAAAGTTTATTTTTTGTATTCAATAACTCTTTAGTTTCAATATCAATATCCGTAACCTGCCCGGATAAACCGTCACCGTAAATAAGAGGCTGGTGGATCATAATCCTTGAATGCGGTAACGCATAACGCTTACCCTTAGTCCCTGCGGCTAACAACAACGCACCAAATGACATTGCCATACCCATACATATTGTATTGATCGAACACTTAATATACTGCATAGTATCATACA from Elusimicrobiota bacterium carries:
- a CDS encoding ATP-dependent Clp protease proteolytic subunit, translated to MAVIPTIIERWNQGAAVGYDIYSRLLKDRVIFVGGYGGAVDTDSANLIIAQLLFLDAEDSNKDIALYINSPGGMVTAGLAVYDTMQYIKCSINTICMGMAMSFGALLLAAGTKGKRYALPHSRIMIHQPLIYGDGLSGQVTDIDIETKELLNTKNKLLEILAKHTGQTPERIKQDTERNLYMSAEEAKAYGIIDEIIVTRK